The segment ttaagactgtgagcccgctgtgggacaacgtgatcaccttgtaacctccccagcgtttagaacagtgctttgcacatagtaagcacttaacaaatgccatcatcatcatcaagggagtcagaaggagctgagttctaatccccactctgccacatgtttgctttgTGGCCCTtgggcaagggagtcagaaggagctgcgttctaatccccactctgccacatgtttgctttgtggctttgggcaagggtgtcagaaggagctgagttctaatccccactctaccacatgtttgctgtgtgaccttgggcaagtcacttcacttctctggcatcagttacctcgtttgcaaaatgggaattaagagtatgaTCTTAATTCCAATCcgattgaccccagcgcttagaacagtgtttggtgcatagtaagccctaaacaaataccataataattatataattataattattattattatcccgagtCCCGAACACTCCGAAAAACCTTGTGACAATCGCTGGAAGGCGGTGGCCGGGCCAATGCAGGTCTCACTGGGGTggcatctatccatccatccaccaatccatcaatcagcccTCTACCAGCCGTGATGTGGGCGGCCGTGGTTTCTCTCCCTGCTGTCGAGGGTCAATCGCTGTTTTCGCGGAATTTGCCCCTCTCCCTAATTCCCCCCCGCGCTgtgggactgcgagccccccgacgTGTCCGTGCCCCTTCCCCCAGCCGTCAGGATGGTGCGTGAGCGCAGAGAGCAGGCCCCAGGAGAGACAGagcgagagggagagatggagaccgAGGCCGGGAGAGGTAGAGAAATATCTTCTGTGTCTACCCCTCTGGGCCTGCGCTGGACTGGGTCAGGTTTAGctgcggatcaatcaatcaatcaatcaatcaatcaatcgtatttattgagtgcttactgtgtgcagagcactgtactaagcgcttgggaagtacaagttggcaacatatacagtccctacccaacagtgggctcacagtctaaaataataatggtggtatttgttaagcgcttactatgtgccaagcactgtagggaccgtctctatatgttactgacttgtatttcccaagcgcccagtccagtgctctgcacacaggaagcgctcaataaatacgattgaatgaatgaataagcactggggtagtcattcattcattccatcgtatttactgagggcttactgtgtgcagagcactggactaggaccCCCAACCCCTGTCCTGGGGGACACGCCCTGGTCAGCCCGCCCCGGGAACTCCGACCTCTAAGGTTGACCTGTCCAGAGGTCTCTCCCGTCCCCCAAATCTGCTCAATTAACCCagagagaacaggaaaggggGGGGGCCTGCTCTCTGGCTGCTAGGCGCCGGAGTCTACCCCGCCAACCAAACAGGAAAGGCGTGTCGCACTTCTGGTccaggtggaaggggagggaaatgggcCGAACCCGcgacacccccagccccccgtgTTAGCCACATTTGCCCGTCCATCACGCCACTCTGTCTCCGACAGCGGCCCTGGGAGGAAACGAGTGTTGGTCACCCTCCTGGACCTcgactttcataataataataatgataatgttggtatttgttaagcgcttactatgtgccaagcactgttctaagcgctggggtaggtacaaggtaatcaggttgtcccacgtggggctcccagtcttcatccccattttacagatgaggtcactgaggcccagagaagtgaaatgacttgcccaaagtcacacagctgacaagtggcggagccgggatttgaacccacgacctctgagtccaaagcccggcctctttccactgagccatgctgcttcatggtcaGGGACAGGCCATCCACAGCCCTGACTCCTCCCCAGTGATCCAACATGGAccatcccacaatcaatcaatcgtatttattgagcgcttactgtgtgcagagcactgtactaagcgcttgggaagtccaagttggcaacatatagagacagtccctacccaacagtgggctcacagtctaaaaggggggagacagagaacaaaaccaaacatactaacaaaataaaataaatagaatagaccctATAGACCcacaaccctgactctcccccaggaaCCCAGCACGAATCatcccaccccccacacccctgactcttcgcTCTCCCTCCAAGCAGGAGAGAGCTGAGTGGCGGATCAAACTGCGCTGGAAGAAAGGAAGCaggttggcatagtggatagagcacgggcctgggaataataataataatgatggcatttgttaagcgcttactgtgtgcgaagcactgttctaagcgctggggggataccaggtgatcaggttgtcccacgtggggctcacagtcttaatccccattttacagatgaggcaactgaggcccagagaagtgaagtgacttgcccaaagtcacacagctgacaagtggcagagccaggattagaacccatgacctatggctcccaagcccgggctctttccactgaaccacgctgcttctctatgaatcagaaggtcatgtgttctaatgccgactccactacttgtctactctgtgaccttgggcaagtcacttaacttctctaggcctcagttacctcatctgtaaaatggggattaagactgtgagccccccatgggacaacctgactaccttgtatctcccccaccgcttagaacagtgcttggcacatagtaagcgtttaacaaataccaacatcatcatctctgggcctcagttccctcatctgtaaaatgggggtgaagactgtgagcccccccgtgggacaacccaatcaccttgtaacctccccagtgcttagaaatttgaacccatgacctctgactccaaagcccgggctctttccactgagacacgctgcttctctaaggcagccTCAGCAGGAGGCCTGGgccggaggagagaagagagatcaaCCTGTCCGGAAGTTTCCTGGCCTGGCCTGCCCCGGGGGTCTTGGTGGGGGGGGGTTCGGTTGACCTCTGTAGGTCCCGTCCTCCCACCCCGCTTCCAATCTGCCTCGCTGGAGGAGACAGGAGCTACGGAGACGCCCGTCACAACTCACCCACCAGGCCACCACCGAAGCCACCGTGACCAGGAGACCACAGAGCTGGTAGCCACCCTGGAGCCAGGCCGAACGGCGTCCCCAAGCCACCAGCGGGAACACGTTGTCCAGCCTGGATGCACGggcagggtaggagggggcaccaGGGGCATAAGAATGGAAAAGCATGGGGATTGGGGGGCAGTTAGAAGGGGTCACCACGAGCTGGGGGGCTTGGAGGGTGGtcagcggggattgtctctattgctgaattgtaataataataataatggcatttgttaagtgcttactatgtgcaaagcactgttctaagctctggtggggggatacaaggtgatcaggttgtcccacggggggctcacagtcttcacccccattttacagatgagggaactgagacccagagaagtgaattgacttgcccaagtggcggagctgggatttgaacccctgatctctgactccaaagcccgggctctttccactgagccacgctgcttctctaagcgcttagtccagtgctctgcacgcagtaagtgctcaataaagacgattgaatgaatgaacggggggtAGTTGGAGGGGGTGATTGGGGAGCTCTACCAGCTGGGGGGTATGGAGGGGGGTGAGCGGGGGGTTTGGAGGGTGGTCAGCGGGTGGGCAGTCGGTCAGCGGGTGGGCAGTCGGAGGACCCGTGGGTGATGGGATCTGGGGGTGGAGGGCAAAaccgcgggggaggaggaggctgggggcgtCCAGGGGTGGGGCTgcgtgtcttagagaagcagcgtggctcagtggaaagagctcggactttggagtcagaggtcatcggttcaaatgccggcttggccaattgtcagctgtgtgactttgtgcaagtcacttcacttctctgggcctcagttacctcatctggaaaaaggggatgaagaatgtgagccccccgtgggacaacctgatcgccttgtaacctccccagcgcttccttcctctccccctcgtccccctctccatcccccccatcttacctccttcccttccccacagcacctgtatatatgtatatatgtttgtacgtatatttattactctatttatttattttacttgtacctatctattctatttattttattttgttagtatgtttggttttgttctctgtctcccccttctagactgtgagcccactattgggtagggactgtctctatatgttgccagcttgtacttcccaagcgcttagtccagtgctctgcacacagtaagcgctcaataaatacgattgattgattgatggattgactgattgaaagggagggagaacccaGAGCGGCCAGTCTCGGGTCGGAAGAGgggagggtctctctctctctctctctctctctctctctctctctctctctctaacccagccaatcaatcaacccgCGCTGACCCATGccagcccggcccccggccccacaCTGACCCGCAGGAGGTGGATGGAGAACGACAAACTCGTTGGCGGCGAAGATGGTGACCTCGGCTgtggccagcagcagcagctggaccGGACTGACCTTGCTCAGAACGGCTCCCCAGGACATCAGCACGGCGCCAGCGGCGAAGTCCGCGTTGATCATGCGGGGGCCAGGCGGGGGagtaggaagcagagaagcagcgtggctcagtggaaagagcccgggctttggagtcagaggtcaggggttcaaaccccggctccgccaattgtcagctgggtgactttgggcaagtcacttcacttctctaacattgccaagatccgccctttcctctccatccaaaccgctaccctgcttgttcaagctctcatcctatcccgtctggactactgcatcagccttctctctgatctcccatcctcgtgtctctctccacttcaatccatacttcatgctgctgcccggattgtctttgtccagaaacgctctgggcatgttactcccctcctcaaaaatctccagtggctaccaatcaatctgcgcattgggcagaaactcctcaccctgggcttccaggctgtccatcccctggccccctcctacctcacctcccttctctccttctccatcccagcccgcaccctccgctcctctgccgctaatctcctcacaggacctcgttctcgcctgtcccgccatcgacccccggcccacgtcctcccccgggcctggaatgccctccctctgcccatccgcccagctcgctctcttcctcccttcaaggccctactgagagctcacctcctccaggaggccttcccacactgagccccttccttcctctccccctcgtccccctctccatcctccccatcttatctccttcccttccccacagcacctgcatatatgtatatatgtttgtacatatttattactctatttatttatcttacatgtacatatctattctatttattttattttatcagtatgtttggttttgttctctgtctcccccttctagactgtgagcccactgttgggtagggactgtctctatgtattgccgacttgtacttcccaagtgcttagtacagtgctctgcacacagtaagtgctcaataaatacgattgactgattgattgattgattctctgggcctcagttccctcatctgtaaaatggggatgaagattgtgagccccccgtgggacaacctcatcaccttgtaactccctcagcactcagaacagtgctttgcacatagtaagcgcttaccaaatgccatcatcattattattattattaggaatggggagggggtggcgacTTTGGGTTTTCTAGAAAGGAACCGGACCCCCCCTCTATACACCCACTTTCTGCCCCTctcactccctcagccccccgccAGTTCCCTCCCCCCGTCTGTCCAGCGGCCACCCCGCCACCACCCGCACCTCTGGACGCTGACGAGGACGCGGGCCTGGCGGTGGAGCAGCGTTTTGACCAGGCCCTGCACCAGTGTGGCCCACTGGGGAGCACAGGCCACTAGCGctgcaggaaatcaatcaatcgtatttattgagcgcttactgtgtgcagagcactgtactaagcgcttgggaagtacaagttggaaaaattttatctcagcactcttaggtgatctattctaaaccctcctgggtatttacaatctttttttaactctcataccagagagggaattagaacctaggcctccagactttcaaggctgttactttccctctgagccgcCACAGGCCTCACCTCAAGACCCCAAAGCCCACGAAGATCGTGATGTGAGCGTCCGGGAAACCTGCGGGCAGCGCGGGTCGGGGGCTGAACCAGGGATCGAGGCGGTCAGCGGCGGGGAGCAGGGGAAAGCAGGACGCTCGGGCcaggcgaggggtcagcggggCCTCCGGGACCGGCCGGGCCGGAGACGGGGTGGAGCAGGGCCGGGCCAGCCGCAGTCAGAGTCGTCCGTGGCCCCGGGCCGCTGACCGCTGGCCCAccgctattagagaagcagcatggctcagtggaaggagcccgggctttagagtcagaggtcatgggttcaaatcccggctccaccaaccgtcagctgggtgattttaggcaagtcacttaacttctctgggcctcagttcccttatctgtaaaatggggattaagactgtgagcccctcgtgggacaacctgatcaccttgtaacctctccagcgcttagaacagtgctttgcacatagtaatggttaataaatgccattattattattgttattatttacctgCCGAGAGAAGAAGGAGCGGCAGTGCTGTCcccgcccctccagccccccgaggtggaggtgggggcagggacACCGCGGCTTCAAAGTGGGAGCTGACCCTGAGGTCCCCTGGAGTCGAGGGTCTGCCCCacatccctagagaagcagtgtggctcagtggaaagagcccgggctttggagtcagaggtcatgggttcaaatccaggctctgccacttgtcagctgggtgactttgggcaagtcgcttaacttctctgggcctcagttccctcatctgtcaaatggggattaagactgtgggccccccatgggataacctgatcaccttgtaacctccccagcgcttagaacagtgctttgcacatagtaagtgcctaataaatgctatttttttcctctgggcctcagctacctcatctgtaaaatggggatgaagactgtgcgccctataAGGAACAACCTGAATaggttgtaactaccccagcgcttagaacggttcttggcacatattcagcgcttaacaaacgccaacattgttattatcattgggagtcaatcaatcgtatgtattgagcgcttactgtgtgtagagcactgtactaagcgcttgggaagtacaagttggcaacatatagagacggtccctacccaacagtgggctcactgtctagaagagtcagaggccatgggttctaatcccgtctcagacacttcagctgtatgactttgggcaagccacttaacttctccatgcctcagttacctcatctttaaatggggattaagactgtgaaccccacctgggataacctgataaccttgtatctcccccagcgcttagaacagtgcttggcacacagtaagtgcttaagaaataccatccttatcatccctcccatTGCAGTGGAGACCCGCATCTGCTGAGGGTGGGACGGCGAGCGCAGCTAGAGGGCAGCGGGTTAGACCGTCCGGGGTCCGGGGGAGGGGGTTTCGGGTGGGGACGGGCCGCCGGCACTCACTCGGGTAGCGCCGGTAGAAGTCGTCGTTCATGGGAGTGGAAGTGGGCTCCGGTCCCGTTACTGGCGGCGGCCTGGTCGGGCCCGGAGCAGACGAGGAGGCCGAAGAGGATGAGGACGGAGGCCTCCAGcgccagcagcagcagggccagCCGCAGGGGCGGTCGCCCGCCCGCCATGACCTCCgggccagcaatcaatcaatcaatcaatcaatcaattgcatttattgagcgcttactgtgtgcggagcattgtactaagcgcttgggaagtacaagttggcaacagcaggCCCCGGCCCGGCAGACGGACACGGGGCCGGACGGATGGACCGACGGGCGGGCGCCCACAGAGGCCGAGCCACGGACCGCGCCACCGCGGGGGCCCGGGCTGCCGCCTCGCCCCCGAtggactccccacagcacctgtatatatgtttgtacatatgtattactctatttatttatttatttatttatcttgcttgtacatatctattctatttattttattttgttagtatgtttggttttgttctctgtctcccccttctagactgtgagcccactgttgggtagggactgtctctgtatgttgccaacttgtacttcccaagcgcttagtacagtgctctgcacacagtaagggctcaataaatacgattgattgattgattgactcggatCACAGTGGCCACGGCCACTGACCCCAGGCTGGGCGGGGCGCGGAGGGAGGGACagccctccaggcccgggtcacaCACAGTCACCCACGAACCGACACACCCCGTGACACAACACACACAAGGACACGCGGTGACCCGCAAACCGACACAGTAACACAGCACGCACACGGACATACAGCGACACGCCAAGTGACAGTCAGtgacaagacacacacacacaagggcaTGCGGTGACTCACAAACCAACACACTCAAGGACACGCAGTGACAGGCAAACTGACACTGTCAGTGACATGACACACACGGACATGCAGTGACACGCAAACTGACAGTAACATGACACACACATGGACACGCAGTGATCCACAAACCGACACACTCAGTAGCACAACACACACACGGGCACCCGGTGACATTCAAACTGACACAGTGACACGACCCACCCCCAGATAGGCAAGCCGTCCCATTCAGTGCTACAACCCACACAAGGGCACGCAAGAATCCTATCTTCACATCTTCTTTTGCCACTGCTGACACTTTCTCTGGCTTCCCCGCTTTGTCGATCCATTGTATCTGGGTGTCCCTCTTTAAccctccctttcccgccccccaccccaccaccccccatctccctcccggcccggcccggctgtTGATGCGGTTCTGGTCCCGCCGTCTCCGGCGCTCCGCAGGCGGAGAAAGCGCGTCGTGTCTCCCGTgggccgggggggggtggggggggcgggcggggggacaaTGCGTGGCTCTGTCCCGCGGCCGGGCGGGGCCGGGGTGAGGGAGCGGAAGGCCGCCCACCGCCAGCCCGCGGCTCCCAGGCAGCGGGAGGGGCACCCACCCGGCCAGGTAGGGGGGCACCTCGACTTGCGGGAGGGGGCTACGGCCTGACCCCTGTCACGGCGGCAGGCGCGATACCCAAGCTCCTTGGAGCTCCCGGCCTGTCCGCGGAGTTTGCCGCgccccccgtgcctcagtttcccctcctgttCCACCTCGGccgtccccatccccgcccctgcCTCCGGCCCCCCGGAGGCCCCTTCCTCCGGCGGCTGTTTATCCCCTCCAGGCCTCCCCCGGGTCCCTGTTCCCGCCCCCGGTCCGCGACCCCTCGAGGGTCcgggccgccgccccccgcccccgcgcccGCTGTGTGTCTCCGGAGCGGTAACCTCCCCTCTCGGGGCCCGCTGAGCCTCGGCGGGCGGCGGCCTGGCCCTGCGGCCTGGCCGAGCGCCTTGACGGGCCGGACGCCCCCGGCCCCCAAAGCCTGTGGCCCCTCGCTGTGTGGCCCGCAACCAAGCCTCACCCTCTCTGAGCCCCTCTGACcccttcctcagtcaatcaatcaatcaatcatatttattgagcgcttactgtgtgcaggtaagGGGCCTTGGAGATCTTCGGGGATCTGTCTGTTATCAGCCTACTTAGGGGTCATCCTCCAGGGTCCGGaggtccctgcccctgcctcgccGGATCCCCCCGGCCTCTCTCTTGGGGGGGACGGACCCCCAGGGTCCCTTAGCCGGTCTCCCACCATGTCCTGCCGCCCCGTCCTCgcccaccgccccctcctcctgctcctgctcctgacgCCTTCGGCTTCCCCGCTCCTCCCCGAGGCCTCGTCGACGGCAGGTGAGGCCCGACGGTCGCCCCTCGGTTCTCCCGTCCTGTCCTCGCCGCGCCCCGGACAGTGGCCcagggggtcggggtggggatggggggtctccccgggctgggaggaggagggagtgggaaggaagggtcccccccccgcccaaggCCGCGGCCCCCTCTGACCCCCGCGTCTCCCCGGCTCCAGGCTCCCCGCAACCCCGCTACCTGCTCCGCCCTGTGCGGGAGGAGGTGTGGGGCCGTCGGGGGGGGCTCCGCGACCCTCCCGTGCGTGCTGGGGGTGGCTCCCCCGGGGGGATTCGCCGTGCGCTGGAGCCGCGTGGACGCGGCCCGGGCGTCCGAGAGCCTGGTCCTGGTGCTGGCCGGCCGCGGGTCCGGCGCCGCCCAGCTGGCCACCCGGCCCTACGGAGCCCTGGGCGGCCGAGCCCGCCTGCGCCGGGGCCACCGGCTCGACATGTCCCTGGTCCTCGGGCCGCTGCAGCTGGGCGACCCGGGACGCTTCCGCTGCCAACTCGTCCTGGGCCTGGACGACGAGAGCGTCGGGCTCAGTCTGGAgctggagggtgaggggagagcggggggccgcctcgggagacagggggcgatcaatcgatcgatcgatcgatcggatttattgagcgcttactgtgtgcagagcaccggactaaccgctcgggaagtacaagtagggaagcagtggaaacagcactggctttggagtcagaggtcatggggtcgaatcccagctccgccacgtgtctgctgtgtgaccttgggcaagtcacttaacttctctgagcctcggttacctcatctgtaaaatggggattaagactgtgagccccacatgggacaacctcatcaccttgtgtccgcccccccccccgagcttagaacagtgctttgcacatagtaagcgcttaacaaataccatcattattattattacaagttggcaacatgtagagacggtccctacccaacagtgggctcacagtctagaagggggagacagagaacaaaaccaaacatgctaacaaaataagatgaatagaatagatatgtacaagtaaaatgaatagggtaataaatatgtacaaacatacatacaggtgctgtggggaagggaaggaggcaagacggggggggatggagaggggagcgagggggagaggaaggagggggctcagtctgggaaggcctcctggaggaggtgagtgggggGCAGCCTCGTGGGCAGGGGGCAGCCtcggggggtggggcagggggcagccccagagggcagggggcagcctggggggcagagggcaggggacagcctgggggggcagagggcagggggcagctTGCGGGGGGGCAGCCTAGGCTGAGGGCCTGGGGGTCGTCGGGCGGGAGAACGGACGTCGGGGCCCCGAGGAGTTCCGGGCCCCCATGTCCCCTCCCTCAAacccgccccccgggccggggGTCCGCAGGGGTCGTGTTCCCCTACCAGCCCCGCGGCGGCCGCTACCAGCTGACCCTGGCCCAGGCGGAGGAGGCCTGTGAACGCCAAGATGGGCGCTTGGCTTCGGCCGACCAGCTCTATCGGGGTgagtggggcggggggcccggggggcccggggtccCCGTCGGGCACCTggccgggggcgggcgggcggagagGTGGGGGACCTGGGTGTCCCGGCTCCCCCGCCCCTCTGACGCCTCCCTCCCCGTGAACGCGGCGCAGCGTGGACGGAGGGTCTGCACTGGTGCGGGGCGGGCTGGCTGCGGGACGGCTCCGTGCGCTACCCGGTCCTGGAGAGCCGCGCGGCCTGCGGGGGTCCCGGGCTGCCCCCCGGCATCCGAGTCTACGGGCCCCGCGACCCCCGACGGGACCGGTTCGACGCTTTCTGCTTCACCTCCTCGCTGACCGGTAGGACcgagggggtcggggggtggtggAACCGGGGGCGCGGAGCGGGCGGGGGGCGCTGGGGGGTTGAGAGTAGGGggcggggagagcagggggatACCTGGAATACCGaccccttttccttcccattcCTCTTTTCCTGACCTCCTTTTCCCGCGTCCCCCTCGCCCCGGCCCCGTGTCCCCTGCCCCTCGGCGCCGTGTCCCCTTCATCACCCCCGGCCCCGTGTGCCCCTTACCCCGGCCCTCCGGCCTCGtgtctccctcatccccatccccgtgTCCCCCTCGCTCCCATCCCCGTGTCCCCCTCGCTCCCATCCCCGTGTCCCCCTCACCCCGGCCCTCCGGCCTCGtgtctccctcatccccatccccgtgtccccctcatccccatccccgtgtccccctcgcccccatccccGTGTGCCCCTCACCCCGGCCCTCCGGCCTCGtgtctccctcatccccatccccgtgtccccctggcccccatccccgtgtccccctcccccggcctcctgTCCCCCTCACCCGCGGCCTCCTGTCCCcctcacccccggccccccggccttgtgtccccctccccggccttgtgtccctctcccccggccttgtgtccccctcccccggccccgtgcccccctccccctgggcCCCCCCGCCCGACCCCGTGCCCCCCTCAGGCCGGGTGACGTTCATCCCGGGCCGGCTGACCCTGGCGGAGGCGGGGCGGGCCTGCGGGGCTCGGGGGGCTTCGCTGGCCCTGGTGGGGCAGCTGTACGCGGCCTGGCGCTTCGCCGGCCTGGATCGGTGCGACGGGGGCTGGCTGGCCGACGGCAGCGTCCGCTTCCCCatcaccgacccccggccccgctGCGGCGGAGACCAGGACCCGGGCGTCCGCAGCTTCGGCTTCCCCCGCCCGCACCTGCCCGCCTACGGCGCCTACTGCTACGCCGAGACCCCCTTgacgacccctgacctctgagccCCGGACTCCCACCCTGAAGGCCCCgctaccccccaccccatccccaccagcAGCCGGAGGCCCAGGCTACGCCTCTCCGGTCTCCAATctgccttgtgtgtgtgtgtggagggggaggtGTCTACACTGCCTGCTCAGGAGAAACTCCACCAGCTCAGGAAGACCCCCGGCTCCCCTTGCCCGCACTGCCCAACGGTGTAGACAGGAGAGCCGATAGAGCCCCCACC is part of the Tachyglossus aculeatus isolate mTacAcu1 chromosome Y4, mTacAcu1.pri, whole genome shotgun sequence genome and harbors:
- the RHBG gene encoding LOW QUALITY PROTEIN: ammonium transporter Rh type B (The sequence of the model RefSeq protein was modified relative to this genomic sequence to represent the inferred CDS: deleted 2 bases in 2 codons; substituted 2 bases at 2 genomic stop codons), encoding MAGGRPPLRLALLLLALEASVLILFGLLVCSGPDQAAASNGTGAHFHSMNDDFYRRYPSFPDAHITIFVGFGVLRXGLKRSINTIDXFPAALVACAPQWATLVQGLVKTLLHRQARVLVSVQSMINADFAAGAVLMSWGAVLSKVSPVQLLLLATAEVTIFAANEFVVLHHLLRVSVGPGAGLAWIPSPTGPPTAHPLTDCPPADHPPNPPLTPLHTPQLDNVFPLVAWGRRSAWLQGGYQLCGLLVTVASVVAWWPALWDRTSLIQLGNQRQQPTPDTGAPAQTDGRTDGRMDEARERRAVPLLRRPPLRLPQPRLSGLVHPTRAHYAPRRAFSFTLSAPPPRKVPRLAPGRLIAPAQSPPL
- the HAPLN2 gene encoding hyaluronan and proteoglycan link protein 2, whose translation is MDRRAGAHRGRATDRATAGARAAASPPMDSPQHLRRKRVVSPVGRGGVGGAGGGTMRGSVPRPGGAGVRERKAAHRQPAAPRQREGHPPGQASPGSLFPPPVRDPSRVRAAAPRPRARCVSPERRSPTMSCRPVLAHRPLLLLLLLTPSASPLLPEASSTAVAQGVGAPRNPATCSALCGRRCGAVGGGSATLPCVLGVAPPGGFAVRWSRVDAARASESLVLVLAGRGSGAAQLATRPYGALGGRARLRRGHRLDMSLVLGPLQLGDPGRFRCQLVLGLDDESVGLSLELEGVVFPYQPRGGRYQLTLAQAEEACERQDGRLASADQLYRAWTEGLHWCGAGWLRDGSVRYPVLESRAACGGPGLPPGIRVYGPRDPRRDRFDAFCFTSSLTGRVTFIPGRLTLAEAGRACGARGASLALVGQLYAAWRFAGLDRCDGGWLADGSVRFPITDPRPRCGGDQDPGVRSFGFPRPHLPAYGAYCYAETPLTTPDL